In Dama dama isolate Ldn47 chromosome 20, ASM3311817v1, whole genome shotgun sequence, a single window of DNA contains:
- the PPP1R7 gene encoding protein phosphatase 1 regulatory subunit 7 isoform X2: MVADLSAHSLKDGEERGAEDPEEGHELPVDMETISLDRDAEDVDLNHYRIGKIEGFEVLKKVKTLCLRQNLIKCIENLEELQSLRELDLYDNQIRKIENLEALTELEILDISFNLLRNIEGIDKLTRLKKLFLVNNKINKIENISSLHQLQMLELGSNRIRAIENIDTLTNLESLFLGKNKITKLQNLDALTNLTVLSMQSNRLTKIEGLQSLVNLRELYLSHNGIEVIEGLDNNNKLTMLDIASNRIKKIENISHLTELQEFWMNDNLLDCWSDLDELKGARSLETVYLERNPLQRDPQYRRKIMLALPSVRQIDATFVRF; the protein is encoded by the exons aAGGACACGAGCTGCCTGTGGACATGGAGACCATTAGCCTGGACAGAGACGCAGAG GATGTTGATTTGAATCATTATCGCATTGGAAAAATTGAAGGATTTGAGGTGCTGAAGAAAGTGAAG ACTCTCTGCCTCCGACAGAATCTAATTAAGTGTATTGAGAACCTagaggagctgcagagtcttCGAGAGCTGGATCTTTACGACAACCAGATCAGGAAGATTGAGAACCTGGAGGCACTGACAGAGCTAGA GATTCTAGATATTTCTTTTAATCTACTGAGAAACATTGAAGGAATTGATAAATTGACACGACTGAAGAAGCTCTTCTTAGTCAACAacaagatcaacaaaattgagaACATAAGCAGCTTGCACCAACTGCAGATGCTGGAGCTGGGGTCCAACCGGATACGG GCGATTGAAAATATCGACACGTTAACCAACCTGGAGAGTTTGTTTTTGGGGAAAAACAAGATCACTAAGCTTCAGAATCTGGACGCACTCACCAACCTGACCGTCCTCAGCATGCAG AGCAACCGGCTGACCAAGATCGAGGGCCTGCAGAGCCTGGTGAACCTCCGGGAGCTATATCTCAGCCACAACGGCATCGAGGTCATCGAGGGCCTGGACAACAAC AACAAACTCACGATGTTGGACATTGCATCAAATAGAATCAAAAAGATTGAGAATATCAGCCACCTAACAGAGCTGCAGGAATTCTGG ATGAACGACAACCTCCTGGACTGCTGGAGCGACCTGGACGAGCTCAAGGGCGCCAGGAGCCTGGAGACGGTGTACCTGGAGCGGAACCCTCTGCAGCGGGACCCGCAGTACCGGCGGAAGATCATGCTGGCCCTGCCCAGCGTGCGGCAGATCGACGCCACCTTCGTCAGGTTCTGA